TGCATCGTCCCACATACTAGAGGCGATGAAATTTCCATCCCCTCAAGCCTTATCTTAAAAGAGGTAGAAAAGGCTGCAAAAAGCGGTGCAAAAGAGATATTTTTACTAGGGCAAAATGTCAATAACTACGGCAAAAGATTTTCAGGCGTGCAAGAAAATATCGATTTTAGCGACCTTTTAGTAAAGATAAGCGAGATAGAGGGCGTTGAGAGGATAAGATTTACAAGCCCTCACCCGCTTCATATGGATGATAAATTTCTTGAAATTTTCACTAATAACCCAAAAATTTGCAAGTCAATGCACATGCCACTTCAAAGCGGAAATACCAAAGTTTTACGCGAGATGAAGCGCGGATACACGAAAGAGTGGTTTTTAGACCGTGCGCTAAGACTTAGAAAGATGTGTCCAGATGTGAGCATCTCAACTGATATCATCGTCGCATTTCCAGGCGAGAGTGATAGCGAGTTTGAAGATACGATGGACGTGCTTGAGCAAGTTAGATTTGAGCAAATTTTTAGTTTTAAGTATTCGCCTCGTCCGCTTACAAAGGCAGCTACTTTTACAAATCAAATAGATGATAAAACCGCTTCAGAAAGGCTTACTCGCCTACAAAATCGCCACAATGAAATTTTAGACGAGATCGTGGCGGCACAAAAAGATAAAATTTTTGATGTATATTTTGAAGAGCTAAGAGCAAATGGCGGCGTTGCTGGGCGAAGTTTTAATAACTTTTTAGTTCAAGTTGATGGCAGCGAAGAGCTTCTTGGCACTACACAAAAAATCAAGATCACAAACCCAAAACGAATGGTTTTGTATGGCGAGCTGCAAATTTAAAAGTGCCCTTGAAAAGCTCGCCCTAAGCGTTGGCGTCTTTTTCATCTACATTTTGATGTGGCTCATTTTTTTAACCTGCAAAAAGAGCTACACTCCAAATTTCTTACCACAAAATGGCTGCGTTGTCGTCTTTTGGCACGGCAGGCTTAGCTTTATGAGCTTTGCTTACAGACGCTGGTGGAGCAGTCAAAATAGAAAACAAGGCAAGGTGATAATCAGCGACCACAAAGATGGCGAGCTAATCACCAGAATAATCAAATTGTTTGGCATCGGCACCATTAGAGGCAGCAGCTCAAAAGGCGGCGCAAGAGCACTGATAGAAGCTTTAAGAGAGATAAAGCAAGGCCACGACGTCATCATCACGCCAGATGGTCCAAGAGGACCAAGGCACAGCGTGGCAGACGGAGCTGCGGTGATCGCACAAAAGTCATCTTGCGAAATTTATGCTCTAAATTTTGAAGCAAGCTCGTTTTGGGAGTTTAAAAGCTGGGATAATATGATACTTCCAAAGCCATTTTCAACTATAGATTTTAGCCTCTCAGCTCCTTTTAGTGTGGAAAATTTGGAGCAAAAAGATGCAAAAGAGAAGATACAGAATGAGCTTTGGCAAGCCTCACAAAATGATGGTGGCAAAAGCGTGGAGCAAAACCAAGAGGATTTTAGATCAAATTTAAAAATTTGGTGGAAAAAGTATGCGCATAAAAATCCACAAATCAGCGACGAGATAAGAGAAATTTTGGATGAAATTTATGAAAAATAAACTATCTATTTTTATAGCCATCTTTCTAATTGTTTTATTCGGACTATTTTTTTATAGCGACAACTCCTACAAACTCGCCCTTGAAGCAAAATTTTTATACGAAAACAAAGAATACGAAAAGGCCTTAAATTTAAGCCAAAAAGCACTTGATATAGATATTTATAACAAAATGGCAAATACTGTGCTAAATCAAAGCAAGGCTGCTATCAAATTTAGCTCATACATAAAAAATGGCAAAGAGTATCTTGAGCGTATCAAAAAAATGAGCCAAAGTAGCGTCAGCAAGGCTGATAGTGAGCGCATTAAGATGATGTGTGATGTGATGATAGAGGATTTTGACGACCTTAAAAACTCGGCCCTACTTGATAATGAACTAAAAAATGAAGCTTTAAATACAAAAGAGATTTTCGTTAAGCTTAAAAACGAGCTGTTTTAAACTTATTTAATCCCTTTTTAGCTACCATAACGAAAATTATGCACTAAATTTAGGAGATTTATGTCTTTTAGCGTTAAAAAGCTTTTTTCTAACCTTTTTTTAAGCGTCGTGTTGGAGGGCAATGAGTGCATATTCTTCGGTCAGGTCTTTAGAAATGGCAAACTTTTAAAAACCATAAACGCCAAATTTACAGATATAAATATCGATAATATCGATGAGAAAATCATAAAATACATAGAAGAGCAAGAAAAAGCATATTTTGGCGTATATGTCTCAGTTTTTTTTAACGACGACTCGCAAGGCGCGCTTCCTAGTGTTAGCTTCGATGAATACAAAAAATTTAATATAAATGCTAAAAATCTTACAAGCCTTATCATGCAGAATAGTTGGAGTATTTATGCAAATTTAAACGCTATAAAAAAATATAAAAATTTATTTGGACAAGATAGTGTAGATCTCATCTACTCACCTATTGCCCTACTCTTTCACGAGCTTTTAAAACGCGGAATTTCTCCAAAAACTACACTTTATCTTTATATCCATGCACATTCGTTTACGCTTGCGATCTTTAAAGATAAACAAATGAAGTTATCCACTTTTTTAAATATGGCTGGCGTTGAAGAAACCAACCAGGAAGCTGAAAGCCTAAAAGAAGAAGATATAACAGATATTGACAACTTAATCATTAAAGAAGAAAATGACGCAACATCGCTTGATGATTTTAAAAGTTTAGATGATTTTTTAAGTGATGATAAACCAAAAGAATTTGAAGATCTAAATTATGAACTAAATATGCCAGTTTCTACAAATGTAGAAAAATCGGTTGCTATTTTTGGGTATGACATGAAGATGTTTGATTACATCGTAAAGGCTGTAAAAGAATTTTACGAAAATCCTCTCTACGGCGGCGATTTTATTGAACAAATAATTGTTTTTGAAAACACAAAAACAAGTGCAACCTTTTTGCAATATCTGCAATCTGAGCTTTTAGTGGAGACTTCGGTGTATCCAGTGAATACAAATCATATTATGAATGAAATCATGCAAGAAGAGATAATATTATGAGATTTAGCTTTATTGCTCCGGAACCAAGACCACTTATATCTATCTTTAGCAAAATTTGGCTAAGCCTTATAAGCTTTGTGTTTGTGGCTCTTTTGGCAACAAATTTCTTTATACTTTACAAAAATTATTCAATTGAAAAAAATATAAATTTTTTATCAAATGAGCAAAAAGAACTTAGTCAAAAAATAGTCACAACAGATGAAATTTCAGCTAAACTCGCCGTACAAATAGAATCTGCAAATGATATTTTCACATCAAATTCTATTCTCAAGCAAAGCTTGCACAATCTTTTTGATCTAGTGCCTGACAGTATAACGCTTGAAGAGGTTTTTATGGATAAAAACTCACTCATCATTCGTGGTATAACGCCGACAAAAGATGTATTTAATCAGCTTCTAGCTTCACCTTTAAGATCTATTTTTACGACTTCAAATACTAGCTTTTATCAAAGTAAAAACGGCTGGTACGGCTTTATAAGCACAAACAAAATTGGTAATTCTGAGGGATATAATGAGTAAAAAAGATACGAGCTTAGAAAAAATAGATCCCGTCAAGCTTTTACTTTTTATATTTGCTTTTATTATAGTTTGTTTCATTATGATATTTGGCTTTATCGTACCAAATATAAAAGAATTTAAAAGCCTAACTAGACAAAATTATTCACAGACCTCATCTTATACAAAAGTAAAAAATGAATTTGAAGCTAATTTTAAAGCCCTTGAAGCAACCAAACAAAAAGATGGAGCTATCATTTCAGCTTTTGAAACTAAATTTGATAAAGATAAATTTATAGAATTTGCCTCTAAATTTTTCAGTGAAGTAAGACTTAGTAAAATAGAAGAAAGTGATAATAACGCTAGTGAGAAATTTTTCAGATTTCGCCTAAATGTAACTAGCTCTCTAAGGACACCACAAAAATTTTATGACTTTTTAGATGCGCTTAGTAGCTATGACAGTATCGTAAAGACCGAATTTCCTATCGTCATGAAAGGCGAAAAGGATAAAATCCATACTACTTTTAATATAAAAGTTTTTGGATTGAAGTAAAATTTTAGATTTCATTTAATAAAAAGCTACAAACAGATAACATTTCTCTCAAGTTCTTAGTTATAGAAATCATATTTTTATAGACATAAATTTATGTATTTCATCGGTATTGATATAAGCTCAACATCTACAAAAGTAGCAATACTAGATAATCAAGATAATTTTTGTGATCTATTTTTGTTATCAAGTAGTTTTAGTGTCATAAAAATAGTACGCGATATAAAAGAAATTTTAGAACAAAAAGGCTATCAATATGCCTCGATCGTAGCTACTGAATATAGAGCAGAAGCGGATGTAGTAGCTTTTGAAAGCTGTACAGGAACTACAAATTTTAAAAATAATATGAGTACACAAGGTAACCTTGTAGAAAATATCGCCAAACGTTACTTAAAGACGCCCCTCTTCTGTAATGTACAAAAACGACGCAATATCTGATGCTATTAAAAATTTGTAGATGAATATAAAGCAGATAGTGCAACAGATATCGTTTTAAGCGGCTGTCACACTTATGCAATAGAAACAAACAAGATAAAAGAAGCTAGTAAAGAAGCTGGTGCAAGCTATATGAGCCTTGAGGACTGACTACCCCCAAACAAGATGTTGTCCGGATTTGCACACATTTGAAGGCATTTTTAGAATTTCTCGAATAAAACATCAAATTTTAAAAGACTCAAAAAAGAGCCTTTGTTGATTTATTGCGAATTTTTAGAATAGTATTTTGCTAGTATTACTTTTTATCCACGCATTTGCCAAGCTGACAAGCTCTTTTGTAAAGTGCGTCTGCTTTTGCTTCATCGCCGCTTAGCTTTGCAAGCAAAAAGCATGACTGAGCATACTCAAGCTCGCAGCTCTTAGCCAAAAGCCTTAGCACTCTAGCCTCAGCCTTGTTTCTATCTATCTTATGAGTTTTTAAATTTTCGCTTTCGATGTAAGACTTTAGCCCCATTGCTTCGTTATAGCAGCCAACGCCATCACCGCTATCACAAGCTAGTTTATATAGTCTTAAGGCTTTTTCCATATCTTTTTGCTCATCAACAAGCCCTTGCTCATAAATTTGACCCAAATTAGAACAAGCCGTCGCAAGACCAGCATTGCAAGCCTTTTCGTAGTAGCCTTTTGCTTTTACAAAGTCCTTTTCGTTACTAAAATTTACGGCTAAATTGTTGCAGTCGATGCTATTTCCACTTTCACAATTTTGTATCATCTTCTCTTTTTCAAGCTCAAGACGCTCTGCCCTCGCCTCTTCATCACTTTGCCAAAAGCCAAAGCTTACCATCTTTTGCCACGACCAGCAACCACCAAGCATAAAGCCCATAGCCAAAATAAGACCAAAATTTAAGACCTTTTTCACTTACATTCCTAGCTTTGTACCTAGTCTTTTCATCTGCGGGCATGCCTTGCTTAGCCCACGAAAGCAAGCAACTTTATAAATTCCATAAGCCCTTTTTTCGTCTTTATTGACACCAAGACCAAGCTCGTACATCGCTCCGATATTGGCACAACTTGGCAAATCGCCAGCATTGCATGCATTTGTATAAGCTTGCATTGCTAAGTAATAATCTAGCTTAACGATCTCGCCTTTTCTATAAGCATTGCCTAAATGATAGCAAGCTTGCATGCCTCCGCCATTGCAACTTTCTTTATAAATTGAAATTGCCTTTTTTGGATTTTTTTTAACTCCAAGTCCAAGCTCATAAAGAGTGCCCAAATTTGCACAACCGACTTGCACCTTAGCATCGCAAGCTTTTTTATAATTTGTTAAAGCATTTTCATATTCTTTTAAAAGCTCGTAATTTACACCCAAATCGTTGCAAGCTTCCGCATCGCCTTCTTCGCATTTTGGTATTAAAATTTCGATCGCATTTCTTGAAATTTGCTCTTTATTTTGCACTATTTTTTCATCCTTTGGTTGCTGCCACGAATCATCTTGTTTTTGTCCTACACCAATCACGTTTAAGCAGCCAGTGAAAAATAAAGCCGATAAAAGCAATAAATATTTTTTCATTCTTTTCCTTTTAAAATTGTCCAAATAAGTCATTTAGTGCTTCACTGATGCTTGGATGAGTAAAAATTTGATTTTTAAAGAAATTTGCGTTTGCTTTTAAATTCATCGCAATTGCGATTTCATTTATCAGCTCATTTGCATAGATGCAGTGAAAGCTAGCACCCAAAATTTCTCCACTTTGCGCGTCAACGATAGCTTTTAACATACCTACATCATGATTTAGTACTTTTGCGCCTGGTACTGTTGCCATGCTAAGCTTTAGCTCTTTAAAATTTAGCCCAAGCTTGCTAGCTTCTTTTGCATTTACGCCGACTCTTGCTAGTGGAGTGTCGGTAAATAGCACATTTGCATGAATACTTCTATTTTTGGTATTTCTCTTTTTATCACCAAAAATTTGTGAATAAACTATCCTAAAATCATCTAAGCTCGTATAAGTAAAAAGCTCTCCGCCGCGCACGTCGCCTACCGCATAGATGTTTGGCACATTTGTTTGAAGATTTTCATTTGTCTTTATAAAGCCTTTTTCATTTAGCTCAACACCAGCAGCTTTTAAATTTAAATCATCCACATTTGCCACTCTGCCAAGCGCTATCAAAAATGCATCGGCTCTAAGGCATCTTTGCTCACCATTTTGCTTGAAATTTAATACATTTTCTTTAATGCACTCTATCTCGCAACCCTCTAAAATTTCAACACCTTGGACTCTAAGAGCTTCTTTTACGCTATTAGCTATATCATCATCTTCGTTTTTAAGTAGTTTTGAACGTCCTACGATAGTCACTTTTGAGCCAAAATTTGCAAACATTGATGCAAACTCTATACCGATAAAACCACTACCGATAATGACAAAATGCTTTGGTAAATTTTTTAGATCAAGCAGCGTTTGGCTTGAAAATACATTTGAATTTGCGACCTCAAAAGGAGTATCTGCCTCTTTTGAGCCACTATTTATGATAATAAAATCGCCCTCTATTATCTTTTTCTCACCACTTGGCGTTGTTACAAGTACGCTATTTTCACTAGCAAATGAGCCAACACCATCGATCACATCGATATTTTCTTTATCATTTAGCATTGCGTAGTTTTTAGTATTCAAAGCTGAGATTAGTTTATTTTTATTTTCCACACTAAGTGTGTAATATTCGCTTTCAACGCTATTATTTACAAATTTTGCCTCTTTAGCGGCTGTTATTAGACGTTTGGTTGGTATGCAGCCAACATTTATGCAAGTGCCTCCATACATCTTTGGCGATCTCTCTACAAGAGCTACTTTTTTGCCAAGTGCGGCAGCTTTAACCGCTAGCGTTTTGCCAGCTTTTCCAAAACCAATAATTACAATATCATATTTCATTTTCAGTCCCTTATCTTTCCCATTACATAATAAGTTGTTTCATTTATCTTTTTTAGCTCCATTTTATATTTATTAGCCCAGTTTTTTATAATCTCATCAACTCGCTCTTTTATTTCATTAACGGTAGCTACATTTTTTATCTTTAGTCTATCTTCACTTCCACTCATCGCCACAAAACAAAGGTGTGGCTTTAAATGATCATTTAGTTCGATTATGCTCTTTGGCAAAAGACCATCAGTATTGTTTAAAATTCTACACATTTGAGCAGTGGTCGTTTCATTGACGTTATAGCCAAGCTGGATTAAAAGTGCATTATGATCCATATCGTTCCTTTTGCTTAAAATTTGCAGGCATTATAAGATAAAATTGGATAAAATCGCCTAAATTTTCAAGGACAAATATGAAAAAATTTATCATTTTTGTGTTTAGTGTTTTGCTATTTTGGGGATGTTCATTAGATCAAATTTCACAAAATTTTGGCCTTAGTGAGCCACCACTTGATCCAGAGGTCGAGCAAATAGCAGACGCTATATATCTATACAATGAAGGTAACTATCCAAAAGCTTGCAAGAGATTTTACGACTATGCAAAAGATGGAAATGTTCTAGCCATGCAGCAAACTGGCATTTGCTTTCGTGACGGCAAAGGCTTTAGCAAGGATATCTTAAGGGCACTTTTTTGGTTTGAAACAGCTGGCAGATACGGCAATATAGACGGACTAAGAAGTGCTGGATATATCTACGAGTACGGCCTTGGAGTCAATAAAAATTTAGAAAAAGCGATATATTTTTACGAAAAAGCCACAAGCCTTGGCTCAAGCGAGGCCAGCTATGATCTAGGGCTTATCTATCTAGGTAAAAATAACTATAAAAAAGCGAGAATTTATCTTGATGAGGCTTGCTTTAAAGGCAAAGAAGAAGCCTGCACAAAGCTAAAAGAGATGAAATTTTAGCTCCCATCTCTTTTTGTAAATTTATTACGCTTCAGCCTTTTGAGCGATCAAGACGCCTTCTATCATCTTTTTGATGTCACCATCAAGTATCGCGTCAGTTTGCGAAAATGCCTCGCCGCTGCGGTTATCTTTTACCTGCTGATATGGGAAAAGCACATATGATCTTATCTGATGCCCCCAGCCGATCTCGCTCTTTTCTACGCTGTTGCTCGCTTCTTGTTGTTTCATCAGCTCAAGCTCGTAAAGACGAGATTTTAACATTTTCATCGCTGTAGCTCTATTTTTGTGCTGGCTACGGTCGTTTTGGCACTGTACGACGATGCCAGTTGGTATATGTGTGATGCGAATGGCTGATTCAGTTTTATTTACATGCTGACCGCCTGCACCGCTTGCTCTATAAGTGTCTATCTTTAGATCTTTTTCCTCGATCTCGATCTCTATATCATCATCTACTTCAGGGCTTACCATGACACTTGAAAAGCTCGTATGACGGCGCCCTGCGCTATCAAATGGGCTTGTGCGAACGAGTCTGTGGATACCATTTTCTGCTTTGAAGTAACCATAAGCATTTTCGCCTTTTACGATAAAGCTCACATCCTTTAGCCCAGCCTCATCACCCTCTTGAAAGTCAAGAGTCTCGACCTTAAAGCCTTCGCGCTCGCAAAATCTAAGATACATCCTATAAAGCATGCTCGCCCAGTCGTTACTCTCAGTGCCGCCAGCTCCAGGATGGATCGATACGATCGCATTTTTGCCATCATCTTCGCCACTTAAAAGCATAGAAATTTCAAGATTTACTATCTTTTCATCTAAATTTTTAGCGTCATCAAAAAGAGAATTTATAGTCTCTTCGTCATTTTCAGAATTTGCTAGCTCAAAAAGCTCCTTTGCATCACTTACTGCCTGATTAGCGTCATTAAATTTTGCAAGCATGTTTGAAATTTTTGTCTTTTCTTTATTTAGCGCCCCAGCCTTAGCGATATCTTGCCAAAAATCAGGATCTTGCTCAGTGGCCTCGATCTCTTTTAGTCTAGCCTTGATCTCTTCAGGCTTTACGATAGAGCCTATGTTTTCAACTTTTGTTTGTAGCTTCTTTAAAAGCTCGTTGTATTCGTAACTATCCAAGTTTTTCTCCAAAAATTTTTGCCGATTTTAGCCAAAAGTTGCTTACATTTTTAAATTTACGCCCTTTTAATCCTTTTTTGTTACAATGCCAAGTTAAAATTTCAAACAAAAAGAGTCAAAATGCAAATCATAAGAACTATAAAAGAACTTGAAAATTTCGTCTCTAGCACAAGTGCAAAGATCGGTTTTGTGCCGACCATGGGCGCACTTCATGACGGACACGTTAGCCTTATTAAAAAATGCGTGAGCGAAAATGAGATAAGTATCGTCTCAACATTCGTTAATCCAACTCAATTTTTACCAGGCGAAGATCTGGACAAATACCCAAGAAACGAACAAAACGACATTAAAATTTGCGAGCAAAACGGCGTTAGCGCTATTTTTATCCCAGATGCCAATGAGCTTTACTTTGAAGATGAGCCTCTAATCATCGCTCCAAAGAAATTTTCAGCCATCTTAGAGGGCAAAACTAGACCTGGGCACTTTGATGGCGTACTAAGGGTGCTAAACAAGCTATTTCGCCTAACTCGTGCAAATAGCGTTTACATGGGCAAAAAAGATACACAACAACTAATCATAGTGCAAAACATGATAAAGACATTTTTTCTAAATGTCAGCCTAGTGGCTTGCGATATCGTTAGAGAGCCAGACGGACTTGCACTTTCAAGTAGAAACGTCTATATCTGCGACGAAGATAAATGTAACGCTCTAAGGCTTTCAAGATCGCTAAATAAAGCACAAAATTTGATCCAAAATGGCGAGGAAGACACAAGCGAGATCAAAACAAAGATGCTTGAAGTGCTAGAGCCGTTAAAGGTTGATTATGTCGCTATTACGGATAGAAATTTAAATGAAATTTCCAAAATAGAAAAAAATAACACCATCATTTTAGTAGCAGCTTACGTTGGTAAAACTAGGCTAATAGACAACATCTGGATCTAAAAATGCCAAAACTTCACTTAATTTCACTTGGCTGTAACAAAAATTTAGTTGATTCTGAGATCATGCTTGGCAGATTGCAAAACTACGATATCACAGACGATATCAGTGATGCTGACGTTATCATCGTAAATACCTGCGGCTTTATCAAATCTGCCAAAGAAGAGAGCATACAAACCATACTTGAGATGCATGAAGCTCGTAAAAATGGCTCCTTGCTAGTAGTGACTGGCTGTCTTATGCAGCGCTACAAAGATGAGCTTATAAAAGAGCTGCCAGAGGTCGATCTCTTTACCGGTGTGGCTGACTATGACAAGATCGATGAGATCATCTTAAAAAAGCAAAATTTATTTAGCCCGCAAACTTATCTGCAAGCAAATGAAGAGCGTGTGATAACTGGCTCAAACTACCACGCCTACATCAAAATTTCAGAGGGCTGTAACCAAAAATGTAGTTTTTGTGCCATTCCAACTTTTAAAGGCAAACTAAAATCACGCTCGCTTGAAAACATCGTAAACGAGGTCAAAAATCTAGTCAAAAAAGGCTACTACGACTTTAGCTTTTTATCTCAAGACTCGAGCTCATATATGCGCGATCAAGGCGTTAGCGACGGGCTTATAAATTTAATAGACGAGATAGAAAAGATAAAGGGCGTAAGGAGTGCCAGGATACTTTATCTCTATCCAAGCACGACCAGCAAGGAGCTAATTGAGCGTATCATCGCCTCGCCTGTCTTTCACAACTACTTTGACATGCCGATCCAACACATCAGCGAAGACATGCTAAAGATAATGAAGCGTGGAAGTGGCGCTAAAAAAATCAAAGAGCTTTTAAATTTAATGAGAAATGCCGAGAATTCATTCTTACGAACTGGTATCATCGTTGGTCATCCAGGAGAGAGCGAGGAGGATTTTGAGGAGCTTTGCGAATTTTTAGAAGAGTTTAAATTTGATAGAATTTCAGCCTTTGCCTACTCAAAAGAGGAGGACACTGCATCTTTTGAAATGGAGCAAATCCCAGCTAAAATCATCTCAAAAAGACTAAACAAGATAGAAAAGATCACTAAAAAATCGATAAATGAGAGCTTGCAAAAAGAGATTGGCAAGCAAATTTATGCTCCTCTTGAGGGCGAAAGTAGCGAGGGCGAGATGTTTTACGCAGCCAAAAAAGACATCTGGGATAAAGATATAGACGGCGAAATTTTAATAAACGAGAGCGATGTAAAAGAACTTGAGATCGGCTCACTCTATCTTTGCGAGGTCACTGACGTGGTCGATCAAAAACTAATCGCTAAAATCATCAAAAAAGCAAAATGATAAGCCAAAATGTGCGAGAAAAGCTAAACCCAGGTGCAAACCTACTAGCCTTCTCGCACGGCATAGACAGCACCGCACTTTTTTACATTTTAGAAGAAGCTGGGATCAAATTTGATCTAGCGATGGTTGATTACAATGTTCGAGAGCAAAGTAAAAGTGAGATAGAAAGCGCAAAAGATCTCGCAGATAAATTTGGTAAAAGAATTTATACCAAAAGTATTTTTTTAGATAAGTCAAATTTTGAAAAAAATGCGCGCGAGGTAAGATATGAGTTTTTTGGAGAAATTTGCCAAAAATTTGACTATGAAAATTTGATCCTAGCGCATCAGTTTGACGATAAATTTGAGTGGTTTTTGATGCAGCTTAGTAAGGGTGCTGGGCTAAAAGAGCTCTTTGGCATGAGCGAGCTTGAAAAGAGAAAGCACTTTTGGCTAGTTAGGCCGCTTTTAAATTTACGCAAAAAAGAGCTTCAAAACTATCTTGATGAGAGAAATTTACGCTATTTTATCGATGAGACAAATTTAAAAGGTGAGTTTAAAAGAAGCTTCATGAGGCTAAATTTTAGTGAGCCATTTTTGGATAGATATTTTATTGGCGTGCAAAAGAGCTTTGAGTTTTTAGAAGCCGATAGACAAATTTTAATGCCAAATATCACAAAAATAAGTGATAAAATTTTTATTATAAAAAATGATAGTAATGTGATACGAGGCATTGATATGGCGGCAAAAGAGCTAAATGTGCTTCTAAGCAAAGCGCAAAAAGAAGAGCTAAGTGCAAATTTAGCAAAGCAAACAAGCGTGGTACTAAGCGGCAAGATCGCTGTCGGATACGCAGACACTTACCTTTTAGTAACTCCATTTTGCAAAGCCATAATGCCAAAAATTTTTAAAGAGAAGGCTAGAATTTTAAAAATTCCAGCTATAAATAGAGGCTATCTTTTTGCTATAAATTTTGATTTATCAAAATTAGATTCTAATAAATATTGAAAGATTTGGCTTTTGCCTGAAACAACTCCAAAGCAAAAGCCAAGATTAATTAAAATAAGCTATTTACGCTTTCATTGTGATATACACGGCGTATCACTTCTCCAAACAAGGAAGCTGCACTTAGCACTTTTATACAAGGAAGCTCCTCTGCTAAAGGTATCGTATCTGTTACCACTAGCTCATCTAAAAAGCCTAGTCTTAGCCTATCATAAGCTGGTCCGCTAAGGACTGGATGCGTACAAAATGCCATAACACTAGTTGCGCCACGCTCTTTAAAAATTTCAGCTGCTTTTACGATCGTGCCAGCTGTATCGATCATATCATCGACTAAAATAACATCTTTACCATTTACGTCACCGATTATATTCATCACTTCGCTCTCGTTTGCTTTTTCGCGGCGCTTATCTACGATAACCATGTCAAGATTTAGATTTTTAGCCAAAGCTCTAGCACGAGCAACACCGCCTACATCAGGACTTGCAACGATTGGATTTGGTAAATTTTTTGCTCTTACATAGTCATTAAAAATGATGCTTCCATAAAGGTTATCAACCGGAATATCAAAAAATCCTTGAATTTGTCCTGCGTGAAGATCCATAGTAACGACTCTATCGATACCTGCTGTTTGCATCATGTTTGCCACTAGTTTTGCAGTGATCGGCACTCTAGGAGCTGCTTTTCTATCTTGTCTGGCGTAGCCAAAATACGGCACGATCGCTGTTATCGAGCTTGCG
The genomic region above belongs to Campylobacter concisus and contains:
- the miaB gene encoding tRNA (N6-isopentenyl adenosine(37)-C2)-methylthiotransferase MiaB, with the protein product MSKKLFIQTLGCAMNVRDSEHIIAELSQKEDYSLTQNIEEADLILINTCSVREKPVHKLFSEVGAFEKAKKRGAKIGVCGCTASHLGSEIFKRAPYVDFVLGARNVSKITKAVNTPKFISTDINHDESEYAFGEFRGSPYKSHINISIGCDKKCTYCIVPHTRGDEISIPSSLILKEVEKAAKSGAKEIFLLGQNVNNYGKRFSGVQENIDFSDLLVKISEIEGVERIRFTSPHPLHMDDKFLEIFTNNPKICKSMHMPLQSGNTKVLREMKRGYTKEWFLDRALRLRKMCPDVSISTDIIVAFPGESDSEFEDTMDVLEQVRFEQIFSFKYSPRPLTKAATFTNQIDDKTASERLTRLQNRHNEILDEIVAAQKDKIFDVYFEELRANGGVAGRSFNNFLVQVDGSEELLGTTQKIKITNPKRMVLYGELQI
- a CDS encoding lysophospholipid acyltransferase family protein, producing the protein MASCKFKSALEKLALSVGVFFIYILMWLIFLTCKKSYTPNFLPQNGCVVVFWHGRLSFMSFAYRRWWSSQNRKQGKVIISDHKDGELITRIIKLFGIGTIRGSSSKGGARALIEALREIKQGHDVIITPDGPRGPRHSVADGAAVIAQKSSCEIYALNFEASSFWEFKSWDNMILPKPFSTIDFSLSAPFSVENLEQKDAKEKIQNELWQASQNDGGKSVEQNQEDFRSNLKIWWKKYAHKNPQISDEIREILDEIYEK
- a CDS encoding tetratricopeptide repeat protein, which produces MKKVLNFGLILAMGFMLGGCWSWQKMVSFGFWQSDEEARAERLELEKEKMIQNCESGNSIDCNNLAVNFSNEKDFVKAKGYYEKACNAGLATACSNLGQIYEQGLVDEQKDMEKALRLYKLACDSGDGVGCYNEAMGLKSYIESENLKTHKIDRNKAEARVLRLLAKSCELEYAQSCFLLAKLSGDEAKADALYKRACQLGKCVDKK
- a CDS encoding tetratricopeptide repeat protein, which translates into the protein MKKYLLLLSALFFTGCLNVIGVGQKQDDSWQQPKDEKIVQNKEQISRNAIEILIPKCEEGDAEACNDLGVNYELLKEYENALTNYKKACDAKVQVGCANLGTLYELGLGVKKNPKKAISIYKESCNGGGMQACYHLGNAYRKGEIVKLDYYLAMQAYTNACNAGDLPSCANIGAMYELGLGVNKDEKRAYGIYKVACFRGLSKACPQMKRLGTKLGM
- a CDS encoding dihydrolipoyl dehydrogenase family protein, with the protein product MKYDIVIIGFGKAGKTLAVKAAALGKKVALVERSPKMYGGTCINVGCIPTKRLITAAKEAKFVNNSVESEYYTLSVENKNKLISALNTKNYAMLNDKENIDVIDGVGSFASENSVLVTTPSGEKKIIEGDFIIINSGSKEADTPFEVANSNVFSSQTLLDLKNLPKHFVIIGSGFIGIEFASMFANFGSKVTIVGRSKLLKNEDDDIANSVKEALRVQGVEILEGCEIECIKENVLNFKQNGEQRCLRADAFLIALGRVANVDDLNLKAAGVELNEKGFIKTNENLQTNVPNIYAVGDVRGGELFTYTSLDDFRIVYSQIFGDKKRNTKNRSIHANVLFTDTPLARVGVNAKEASKLGLNFKELKLSMATVPGAKVLNHDVGMLKAIVDAQSGEILGASFHCIYANELINEIAIAMNLKANANFFKNQIFTHPSISEALNDLFGQF
- a CDS encoding tetratricopeptide repeat protein gives rise to the protein MKKFIIFVFSVLLFWGCSLDQISQNFGLSEPPLDPEVEQIADAIYLYNEGNYPKACKRFYDYAKDGNVLAMQQTGICFRDGKGFSKDILRALFWFETAGRYGNIDGLRSAGYIYEYGLGVNKNLEKAIYFYEKATSLGSSEASYDLGLIYLGKNNYKKARIYLDEACFKGKEEACTKLKEMKF